The Kribbella shirazensis genomic interval CGACCGACCCGCTTCCGGTCGTCCGTCGAGTCGTGGGGATTGGTTGTGTTTCAGAGCCTTGATCCACGGCTCGGCGTGAGGGGCGGGCGCCGAATTACACGACTCGGCGGACGGGGCAGGGTGAGGAGCCAGGTGGTGGCAGTGCCGGAGGGCGATGTGGGTGTGGAGCCAAGTGCAATGGGTCGCCCGACGAGGTGGAGACGGCCGGCGCGGCACGTCTGACTGCCCTTCACATCCGCAGCGGCTCCAGTCTCCTGACGTTCCCCCGCAGCGGCTCCAGCTCCGCCGGGGCCGTCCGCCGCACTGCGGTCCGCGCCCCGCCGGAGGCGGCCAACAAGACAGCCGCCGCGAAGCGGTGACCGCCCGCAGGCGCCCACCCCCCCAGCACCTCCAGCTCCGCCAGAGCCGTTCACCGCACTCCAGTCCGCGCCCCGCCGAAGGCGGCCAGCACGACAGCCACCGCGAAGCGGTGACCCGCCCCTGCCGCTCGTGCCCCCGGTGGCTCCAGCTGCGCCAGGGCCGTGCGTCGCAGTGCAGCTCGCGCTCCGCCGAAGGCGGCCAACAGGACAAGCCGCCGCGAAGCGGTGACCGCCCGCTGGGGCGCCGACACCCCCAGTACCTCCAGCTCCGCCGGGGCCGTCCGCCGCACTCCAGTCCGCGCGCCGCCGAAGGCGGCCAACAGGACAGCCTCCGCGAAGCGGTGACCGCCCGCAGGCGCCCACCCCCCCCAGCACCTCCAGCTCCGCCGGAGCCGTCCACCGCACTCCAGTCCGCGCGCCGCCGAAGGCGGCCAACAGGACAGCCTCCGCGAAGCGGTGACCGCCCGCAGGCGCCCACCCCCCCCAGCACCTCCAGCTCCGCCGGAGCCGTCCACCGCACTCCAGTCCGCGCGCCGCCGAAGGCGGCCGACAAGACAGCCCCGCGAAGCGGTGACCTTTTGGTGGGGCGAAGGTGGGTTCAGGCCTTTTCTTCTTCGCGCTTTTTCTCGGGTTGGGTGCCGCGGAGCATGTGGGCGAAGGTGTCCTTGACCTCGTCCCACTTCTCGGGCGGCATCGAGCCGCGCAGGACCTTGTAGGCCACCCAGAGCGTGAGGGCGTAGAACGGCAGGCCGAGCGCGATCTTCGCGATGCCGAGCGCGTTCACGTTGTGGGCCAGGTACAGCGGCACCATGACGGACAGGCGGATCGCGACCTGGGCGGCGAACACGATCGTCACCCGGTTGAGGCCGCGGAACAGGTCCGCGTCCTGACGCCAGGCGAGCCAGGTCTGGGTGATCACGCCGTACAGCAGGCCGAACAGCGGGTACCGGGTCACGATGGTCACGAAGTACAGCAGGCCGTAGCCGGCGTTCAGCAGGATGCCGGGCAGGAAGGCGTCCTGCGCCTGGCCGGTCTTGTTGGCGGTCCAGGCGGAGATCCCGACGCCGATGAAGCCGGCGATGACGCTTGCGATGGGTTTGCGCCGGACCAGCCGGAACAGCGCCACCACTCCGGCCGCGGACAGCGCGACGATCAGCGCGAGCTTCAGGTTGTGGTCGCTGAACCCGTACACCATGGTGAACGCGATCCACGGCAGGCCGACGTCGACCAGCATGCCGACCCAGCTGCCGATCCCCTGGGAAGTGGTCTTCGATGCCGGTCGGTCCGCGGCCGGCGCGTCCTCGGTCGTCTCGCGCCCGGGCTCAGCCATGGGCTGCCTGCGGACGCAGTTCGTAGCGGGGGTTGAACATCACCCGGTCGCCGTCGACGACGCCGATCCGGCCGGAGGCGATCAACTCCGAGCCGGCGTGGATGCCGCCGATCTTGCGGCGGCCGAGCCAGATCAGCTTGACCGTGCCGGTCCCGTCGTACAACTCACCCTCCAGTGCCGGTACGCCGCCGCGTGGGCTGAACGTGATGGTGCGCAGCGTGCCGTACAACGTGACGAGCTCCCGGTCGTGGCAGCCGGTGATGGAGCGCGCGCCGCAGTCGTGCGCGAAGTCCTGGAGGACCTCCGCGTCCTGCTGGTCGCGGTCCCCGGCCAGGCCGCGGAAGGCACGCTTCCACAGCCCCGCGGGTTTGTTGCTACCCATGACTTCGAGTGTAGTCCGCTCAGGCCTCTTCGGGCGCGTTCGGCTGGGCACCCGGCGGCAGCCGCAGCGGCAGCGACTCGCGGACCGCCATCGGCTCGCTCCCGCGCACCACGACGACGTTGCGCAGCGTGGCCTCCATCGGCTCGGCGGCGTCCGGCTCGACCGCGGCGCGGCCGAGGACCGTCGCGCGGAGCAGCCAGCGCGGACCGTCCACGCCGATCACCCGGGAGGTCTGGCTGAAGACCTGGCCCTCCGGGTCCTCGACCGGGACGACCAGCACCAGCTCGGTGCCGAACGGTCCGTCGGTCTCGGACGCCGTACCGCCCATCTTGGCGGCCTCGTCCATGATCTCCTGGCGTACTTCGTCCCAGATGCCGGTGGTCTTCGGCGCCGCGAACGCCCGCAGCTCGAGCGCGGAGTCGTCCAGCATCAGCAGCACCGCCTGCACCACCCCGCTCTGCTCGTCGACCTGCAGGCCCAGCTCCATCCCCGGCAGGCCGGTCACGACCAGCGCGCCCAGGTCGATCCGCTCCTCCGCCTCCAGATCGGCGGCGTCGACCTCCGTCGAGTCGAACGGACCCTCGGCGCGGACGTCCGCGGCGGTCTCCTCGACGGTCTCGCTCGTCTCGGGCTCGTCGTTCTTGCCCTTGCGGCGGAAGATCACAGCTGTTGCCTACTTCCTTGGTCTTTGTACGTCGTGCAGCGCCTCATACAGCGCCGTAGTCTCGCGCATCCGGCAGGTCAACGGGTGCACCTGCTCAGCGTGTCACATCCCCGAAGCCACCCGTCGACCCGTGTCCTCCGTCACCCCTAGCGGAGCCGGGCAGCGAGGTCACCTCGACGAAGCCGGCGTTCTCCACCTGCTGGATCACCAGCTGCGCGATCCGGTCGCCGCGGCGCACCGTCACCTCGGCGTGCGGGTCGAGGTTGATCAGGCAGACCTTGATCTCCCCGCGGTACCCGGCGTCGACGGTCCCCGGCGCGTTGACGATCGAGACGCCGTGCTTGGCGGCCAGCCCGGAGCGCGGATGCACGAAGGCGGCGTACCCGTTCTGCAGGGCGATCGCGATGCCGGTGCCGACCAGGCCGCGCTCCCCCGGCTTCAGGGTCAGGTCGGCGGCCGCCACGAGGTCCGCGCCGGCGTCGCCGGGATGCGCGTACGTCGGCAGCGGGAGGTCGGGGTCGAGTCGCTGGATCAGTACCTCGGTCACGAGAGGCGACCCTATCGAGCGGCCCGGACGGCCCACGTGCCAGGCTGGGTCCGTGGGTACGTATCGCGAGAGTCTGCGGGTTCCGGTGTCGTGGTGGATCATCGCCGCCGCCGCGGTGGCCACGCTGTTCGTCATCGTCGCCGTCCCGGCCGGGGAGATCGCCGGCGCCGTCGTCGGCGGGCTCGCCGCGGTGCTGCTGCTGGCGATGTTCCTGCGGTACGGCGGTGCGCGCGTCGAGGTCGACGAGCGGCAACTGCGGGCCGGGCGCGCGGCGATCGACCGGCAACACCTGGGCACTGTCGAGGCGCTGACCGGCGAGGACGCCCGGCGGGCCTTCGGGCGCGACTGCGACCCCAAGGCGTACCTCGTCCTGCGCAGCTACCTGCCCGGGGCCGTGCGGGTGCAGATCACCGATCCAGGCGACCCGGCGCCGTACTGGGTGATCGCCACGCGGCACCCCGATCGATTGGCTGCCGCTCTCAGCGGGCACAGCGTGGGAAGATCCTGACTGTCTGTCAGGAGTCGCGTTAGGAGGGCGCAGTGGTCGGAGCGAAGATCGGCTGGAAGCTGGTGCAGGCCGCGTTCACGCTGGTGGTCGGTCTGGCCGCGAGCAAGGCGGTCAGCACGGCCTGGAAACTCGGCCGGGGCGGGAAGCCGCCGAAGGACGGCGAAGGCGGTTACGTCGAGGTGATCGCCTGGGCGGCCGCCAGCGGCGCGGCAGCCGCGGTGGCGAAGCTGTTCGCCGAGCGACAGGCGGCGGCGTACTACCTGAAGTCCACCGGCCACCCGCCGCCGGGCTGGGCGCAGGACGCCACCGAGCGCCTCGTCAAGGGCACCGACACCGGGTTGGTGAAGAAGCCGGACTGAGGCGGACATGCGACAGCGGGACCGGCCCACGACGTGGGAAGGTCCCGCTGCTGCTGTGTGACGAGGTGTTGGATTGTGAACTCGCTGCGCTCGTTCACGAGGGCGCGGGCGTCAGGCTGCGCAGTCGCGGCAGATCAGCTGCCCGTTCTTCGTTTCGGCGAGCTGGCTGCGGTGGTGAACCAGGAAGCAGCTCGAACAGGTGAACTCGTCGGCCTGGCGCGGGAGGACCCGGACCGCCAGCTCCTCGTGGCTCAGGTCGGCGCCGGGCAGCTCGAAGCTCTCCGCGGCCTCGGCCTCGTCCTCGTCGACCTTGCCGGAGTTCTTGTCGTGACGGCGAGTCTTCAGCTCCTCGATCGACTCCTCGGAAGCGTCCTCGTCGGTCTTGCGCGGGGCGTCGTAATCAGTCGCCATGGTGTTTCCCTGCCCTCTTCGTACCCGTGGTGTTGCCTGCTGAGCCCTTGAACGGGTAGAGCGGCCGAGAAATTCCGCGTCG includes:
- a CDS encoding DUF3159 domain-containing protein — translated: MAEPGRETTEDAPAADRPASKTTSQGIGSWVGMLVDVGLPWIAFTMVYGFSDHNLKLALIVALSAAGVVALFRLVRRKPIASVIAGFIGVGISAWTANKTGQAQDAFLPGILLNAGYGLLYFVTIVTRYPLFGLLYGVITQTWLAWRQDADLFRGLNRVTIVFAAQVAIRLSVMVPLYLAHNVNALGIAKIALGLPFYALTLWVAYKVLRGSMPPEKWDEVKDTFAHMLRGTQPEKKREEEKA
- a CDS encoding OB-fold nucleic acid binding domain-containing protein — translated: MGSNKPAGLWKRAFRGLAGDRDQQDAEVLQDFAHDCGARSITGCHDRELVTLYGTLRTITFSPRGGVPALEGELYDGTGTVKLIWLGRRKIGGIHAGSELIASGRIGVVDGDRVMFNPRYELRPQAAHG
- a CDS encoding DUF3710 domain-containing protein; amino-acid sequence: MIFRRKGKNDEPETSETVEETAADVRAEGPFDSTEVDAADLEAEERIDLGALVVTGLPGMELGLQVDEQSGVVQAVLLMLDDSALELRAFAAPKTTGIWDEVRQEIMDEAAKMGGTASETDGPFGTELVLVVPVEDPEGQVFSQTSRVIGVDGPRWLLRATVLGRAAVEPDAAEPMEATLRNVVVVRGSEPMAVRESLPLRLPPGAQPNAPEEA
- the dut gene encoding dUTP diphosphatase; its protein translation is MTEVLIQRLDPDLPLPTYAHPGDAGADLVAAADLTLKPGERGLVGTGIAIALQNGYAAFVHPRSGLAAKHGVSIVNAPGTVDAGYRGEIKVCLINLDPHAEVTVRRGDRIAQLVIQQVENAGFVEVTSLPGSARGDGGHGSTGGFGDVTR
- a CDS encoding DUF3093 family protein; this translates as MGTYRESLRVPVSWWIIAAAAVATLFVIVAVPAGEIAGAVVGGLAAVLLLAMFLRYGGARVEVDERQLRAGRAAIDRQHLGTVEALTGEDARRAFGRDCDPKAYLVLRSYLPGAVRVQITDPGDPAPYWVIATRHPDRLAAALSGHSVGRS
- a CDS encoding DUF4235 domain-containing protein; protein product: MVGAKIGWKLVQAAFTLVVGLAASKAVSTAWKLGRGGKPPKDGEGGYVEVIAWAAASGAAAAVAKLFAERQAAAYYLKSTGHPPPGWAQDATERLVKGTDTGLVKKPD
- a CDS encoding DUF4193 domain-containing protein; the protein is MATDYDAPRKTDEDASEESIEELKTRRHDKNSGKVDEDEAEAAESFELPGADLSHEELAVRVLPRQADEFTCSSCFLVHHRSQLAETKNGQLICRDCAA